Proteins from a single region of Pecten maximus unplaced genomic scaffold, xPecMax1.1, whole genome shotgun sequence:
- the LOC117319471 gene encoding uncharacterized protein KIAA1958-like: MAFAGNFDILHDLLMDSDISDESSIHEAGGMCNEMAISGNGMGMGPNSHSSTIASCAPPPSDPIPEAEPHVSSEIDDADVIPSSTYTSGVSDLRNYIMSKRNENTVKKTEGCIKRFQECIQSPPRYDSRDILQILPFELDIYIGGFLLSLQKNDGSNYEPDTLTSFHRGIDRYLRENGYLVNILTSDLFSTSRQVLQSRRKELKQKGLGNRPNKAEPVSENEEEMLWECGQLGHGNPHALLNTVWFNNTKLLGFRGCDENRQLKWGDIELKRDENGSEYLEFNERTTKTRGGNSTHVRSFNPKQFQNPEIKWRCPIEAYKLYAKHRPQAMNTPESPFYIAVNQNSTGGKWFKNQPVGRNKLGVMMKTMASNAGLTGKKPTTNP, translated from the coding sequence ATGGCATTTGCTGGCAATTTTGACATCTTGCATGATCTGCTGATGGATTCAGACATAAGTGATGAATCCAGTATTCATGAAGCTGGAGGTATGTGTAATGAAATGGCAATATCTGGGAATGGAATGGGAATGGGGCCAAATTCACATTCATCAACCATCGCATCGTGCGCTCCCCCTCCCTCTGACCCCATCCCTGAGGCTGAACCCCATGTTTCATCTGAAATAGACGACGCGGACGTGATTCCATCCAGTACGTATACTTCCGGTGTCTCCGATTTAAGAAATTATATAATGagtaaaagaaatgaaaatactgTTAAGAAAACTGAGGGATGTATTAAAAGATTTCAAGAGTGTATTCAGTCTCCTCCTAGGTATGACAGCAGGGACATTCTTCAGATTCTGCCATTTGAACTAGATATATACATTGGTGGTTTTTTGCTTTCTCTTCAGAAGAATGATGGTTCTAATTATGAACCTGATACCCTAACCAGCTTTCACAGGGGCATCGACCGCTATCTGAGGGAAAATGGTTATCTTGTCAACATTCTAACCTCAGATTTATTCAGCACAAGTCGACAGGTACTTCAATCTCGACGGAAAGAGTTAAAACAGAAAGGGCTTGGGAACCGACCCAATAAAGCCGAACCTGTCAGTGAAAATGAGGAGGAAATGTTGTGGGAATGCGGTCAGCTTGGTCACGGCAACCCACATGCTTTGCTGAACACAGTATGGTTCAATAACACTAAACTTTTGGGGTTCAGGGGATGTGATGAGAACAGACAATTGAAATGGGGAGACATAGAATTAAAAAGAGATGAAAATGGGTCAGAATACCTAGAATTTAACGAAAgaacaacaaaaacaagaggcGGAAACAGTACTCACGTAAGATCATTTAATCCGAAACAGTTTCAAAATCCTGAAATTAAGTGGCGATGTCCAATCGAAGCCTACAAATTGTACGCCAAGCACCGTCCTCAGGCCATGAATACACCGGAGTCTCCATTTTATATCGCTGTCAATCAgaacagcactggtggaaagTGGTTCAAAAACCAGCCAGTTGGAAGAAACAAACTCGgtgtaatgatgaaaacaatGGCAAGTAACGCCGGTCTTACTGGAAAAAAACCAACAACCAATCCTTGA